AGATGTTCCATCAGGATGCGTACAGGAACCCTGGTGCCCGCGAACACCGGTGTCCCGCCGAGGATATTGGGGTTCCGGTCGATCAGCTTGTCGGTCATCCCGTCCTCCAGCGTCGTTGGCCTCGCTTCGCCGCCCTCGTCAGGGGCGGCGGCGCGTTGTTCACGAATGCATTCGGCCGCCGGGGTGCCGTCCGGCCCACCGGCTCCGCACAGCGCTGGTGCCGCCCGCCGCCGTCGCGGTGGATGACAAAGGCCGCAATGTTGGCGTAGAGGGAAGGGTGCCTACTAACGGTCATGGAGCCCGGCCCTCTGGATCCTGAGCCCTCCCAGCGAGGCCCCCTCACTCAGTCGCGCCATCATGCGCCGGTGGGCCGACATCCATTCAGGATCAGCGGCCTTGCCGGCGCCATGGGGAACGAGCTTCGCAATGGGCCGGCCGCGCCGAGTGATAAGGAAGCCCTCGCCGCGCTCGACCGCGCGGAGGAGCTTCGAGAACTTCTGGTGAGCAGTCGCCAGGGAGACCGTGCGCATGAGGCTGACCCTCTGGATGGCGTGCAGCAAGTATATCGCGGAATTGACCGGCCCGGCGTCAAGACGGCTGGCCGGCATAGACGCCTGCGCGGCCGGGATGTCCTCGCCGCCTTCGGTGCAGAGAGGAGCGGACCGGACTGT
The window above is part of the Deltaproteobacteria bacterium genome. Proteins encoded here:
- a CDS encoding type II toxin-antitoxin system prevent-host-death family antitoxin: MLHAIQRVSLMRTVSLATAHQKFSKLLRAVERGEGFLITRRGRPIAKLVPHGAGKAADPEWMSAHRRMMARLSEGASLGGLRIQRAGLHDR